A DNA window from Hevea brasiliensis isolate MT/VB/25A 57/8 chromosome 2, ASM3005281v1, whole genome shotgun sequence contains the following coding sequences:
- the LOC110669232 gene encoding pentatricopeptide repeat-containing protein At2g13600-like, which translates to MITKLSWRRLRIYQFSHLHRPPSLRSFSIQQNPASAQQSSYMQLSHNFYKAMQECASIPIARKLHAQLIPSGLYFSVFLQNHLLNMYFNFGLIDDALRVFAEMGFRNVVTYNMIISGLCSAVRIGDAKKLFDEMPDRDSVSWNSMMSGYFRNGRPEEALRVFISLIRDCASITNLLSFSCAMKACGALGYIKLAFQLHGLLEKIDFGSDTSIETSVLDMYVKCDAVRYAELVFLRIPNPNLFCFNSMIYGYSKFYGVGRALDLFNQMPERDSVSWNTMISILSQHGFCVPTLSMFVEMWTQGFRPNSMTYACVLSTCASFCELEWGTHLHARIVRTESVLDVYVSNGLIDMYAKCGNLEFARQALNSLTEHNSVTWTSLIGGVAQCGLEEEALILFNQMRKVPVALDEFTLTTVLKVCSYPNNISVGGQLHALTIKTGMDSFVSMGNALIKMYSKCGDSQKANYAFEMMPVSNIISWTSMITAFSQVGDVEKAQACFDKMLERNVITWNSMISMYIQNGFWECGLKFYLQMHKECVMPDDITFATSISACADLAMLKVGIQIIAHAEKFGFGSDVSVANSVVTMYSRCGQIEDARKVFDSISMKDLVSWNSMMAGYAQNGQGRIVIEIFKNMLKMEYTPDSISYISVLSGCSYSGLVTEGKHYFESMTRDYGIFPTHEHFACMVDLLGRAGLLEQAKSLIFEMPFKPNADVWGALLSACKIHCNPKLAEFAVRNLLELNVDKSGIYILLAHVYSECGKLEGVADVRKLMREKGIQGNPGCSWIEINNRVHVFTVDEANHPQIKDIYAILGDIHDKMEVTRSY; encoded by the coding sequence ATGATCACCAAGCTCTCATGGCGTCGGCTGAGAATTTATCAATTCTCACACCTCCACCGGCCTCCTTCTCTTCGTTCCTTCTCCATTCAACAAAATCCCGCCTCTGCTCAACAATCTTCTTACATGCAACTCTCCCACAACTTCTACAAAGCAATGCAAGAATGTGCGTCAATACCCATCGCTCGAAAACTTCATGCGCAGCTTATCCCTTCAGGATTATACTTTTCCGTTTTCCTTCAGAACCATCTTTTGAATATGTACTTCAATTTTGGTTTAATAGATGATGCTTTGCGGGTTTTTGCTGAGATGGGGTTTCGCAATGTTGTTACATACAACATGATTATTAGTGGGTTGTGTAGTGCGGTTCGAATAGGAGATGCGAAGAAGTTGTTTGATGAAATGCCTGATAGAGACTCTGTTTCTTGGAACTCTATGATGTCGGGTTATTTCCGAAATGGGAGGCCTGAGGAGGCTCTAAGGGTTTTTATTTCGCTGATTCGAGATTGTGCAAGTATCACGAATTTGCTGTCATTCTCTTGTGCCATGAAGGCTTGTGGTGCTCTTGGTTATATCAAATTGGCTTTTCAGTTGCATGGGCTTTTGGAGAAAATTGATTTTGGCAGTGATACATCAATTGAAACGTCTGTTCTGGATATGTATGTTAAGTGTGATGCGGTGAGATATGCAGAGCTAGTGTTTTTGAGGATCCCGAATCCAAATTTGTTTTGCTTTAATAGTATGATTTACGGTTATTCCAAATTTTATGGGGTTGGAAGGGCTCTTGACTTGTTCAACCAAATGCCAGAACGTGACAGTGTATCTTGGAACACAATGATTTCAATCTTGTCTCAGCACGGATTTTGTGTTCCAACTCTTAGTATGTTTGTTGAGATGTGGACTCAAGGTTTTAGACCCAATTCCATGACATATGCTTGCGTCCTTAGTACATGTGCAAGCTTTTGTGAACTGGAATGGGGTACTCATTTGCATGCTCGAATTGTTCGAACAGAAAGCGTTCTTGATGTTTATGTGAGTAATGGTCTGATTGATATGTATGCAAAATGTGGAAATTTAGAGTTTGCTAGGCAAGCATTGAACAGTTTAACAGAGCATAATTCAGTTACATGGACTTCTTTGATTGGAGGAGTTGCACAGTGTGGGCTTGAAGAAGAAGCACTAATACTATTTAACCAAATGAGAAAGGTTCCTGTTGCCTTGGATGAGTTTACTCTTACCACAGTTCTGAAGGTTTGTTCATATCCAAACAATATTTCTGTTGGCGGACAACTTCATGCACTTACAATTAAGACCGGAATGGATTCCTTTGTTTCAATGGGGAATGCTCTTATTAAAATGTACTCAAAATGTGGTGATTCTCAGAAGGCAAATTACGCATTTGAAATGATGCCAGTCAGTAATATAATATCCTGGACATCTATGATCACTGCATTCTCTCAAGTGGGTGATGTTGAAAAAGCACAGGCTTGTTTTGATAAAATGCTAGAGCGGAATGTCATAACCTGGAACTCCATGATAAGTATGTATATTCAAAATGGATTTTGGGAATGTGGTCTCAAATTTTATTTACAGATGCACAAGGAATGTGTTATGCCAGATGACATTACTTTTGCAACTTCAATAAGTGCCTGTGCTGATTTAGCAATGTTAAAAGTTGGAATCCAAATCATAGCTCATGCGgagaaatttgggtttggttctgATGTTTCTGTTGCAAATAGTGTTGTTACAATGTATTCAAGATGTGGACAAATTGAAGATGCACGAAAAGTTTTTGATTCCATAAGTATGAAAGATTTGGTTTCTTGGAATTCAATGATGGCTGGATATGCTCAAAATGGTCAAGGTAGGATTGTGATAGAGATTTTCAAGAATATGTTAAAGATGGAATATACACCTGATTCTATAAGCTACATATCTGTTTTATCAGGTTGTAGCTATTCAGGGCTAGTAACAGAAGGGAAACATTACTTTGAGTCCATGACTAGAGACTATGGCATCTTTCCAACGCATGAACATTTTGCATGCATGGTAGACCTACTTGGCCGGGCTGGGCTGCTAGAGCAGGCTAAAAGTTTGATTTTTGAAATGCCTTTTAAGCCGAATGCTGATGTTTGGGGAGCACTGCTCAGCGCTTGCAAGATACATTGCAACCCAAAATTAGCAGAATTTGCAGTAAGGAACTTGCTTGAATTGAATGTAGATAAATCTGGAATTTATATACTTCTAGCACATGTATATTCAGAGTGTGGCAAATTAGAAGGTGTTGCAGATGTGAGAAAACTGATGAGAGAGAAAGGGATCCAGGGCAATCCTGGTTGTAGCTGGATAGAAATTAATAACAGGGTACATGTATTTACTGTCGATGAGGCCAATCACCCTCAAATCAAGGACATTTATGCGATTTTAGGTGACATTCATGATAAGATGGAAGTTACAAGAAGCTATTAG
- the LOC110669293 gene encoding monosaccharide-sensing protein 2, translating into MNGAVLVAIAACIGSFLQGWDNATIAGAIVYIKEDLDLQTTVEGLVVAMSLIGATAITTCSGAISDWLGRRPMLIISSVLYFISGLIMAWSPNVYILCIARLLDGFAIGLAVTLVPVYISETAPSDIRGMLNTLPQFTGSGGMFLSYCMVFGMSLMPSPSWRLMLGILSIPSLLYFALTIFYLPETPRWLVSKGKMLEAKRVLQRLRGREDVSGEMALLVEGLGIGGETSIEEYIIGPADELADDHEPTAEKDKIKLYGPEAGLSWIAKPVTGQSSLALVSRQGTMVNQSMPLMDPLVTLFGSVHEKNPETGSMLFPNFGSMFSTAESHVKHEHWDEESLQREGEDYTSEAAGGDSDDNLHSPLISRQTTSLEKDMHPPPSHGSILSMRRHSSLMQGTGEAVGATGIGGGWQLAWKWSEREGEDGKKEGEFKRVYLHQEGVPGSRRGSLVSLPGGDVPAEGEYVQASALVSQPALYSKELLDQHAVGPAMVHPSETAKKGPIWDALLDPGVKRALIVGIGIQILQQFSGIGGILYYTPQILEEAGVEVLLVNLGISSTSASFLISAFTTFLMLPCIAVGMRLVDVSGRRTLLLTTIPVLIGSLIVLIIVQLVDLGTVADAVISTVCVVIYFCCFVMAYGPIPNILCSEIFPTRVRGLCIAICALVYWIGDIIVTYTLPVMLTSVGLKGIFIVFAVMCAISWVFVFLKVPETKGMPLEVITEFFAVGARQAAAAKSE; encoded by the exons ATGAACGGCGCTGTATTGGTGGCTATTGCTGCATGCATTGGTAGCTTCTTGCAAGGATGGGATAATGCTACTATTGCTG GGGCTATTGTTTACATCAAGGAGGACCTCGATTTGCAAACTACAGTGGAAGGTCTAGTTGTGGCCATGTCTCTTATTGGAGCCACAGCAATCACAACATGCTCAGGAGCAATTTCAGATTGGCTTGGTCGCCGTCCAATGCTAATAATTTCATCAGTGCTTTACTTTATTAGTGGTTTAATAATGGCTTGGTCTCCAAATGTCTACATCCTGTGCATAGCAAGGCTTTTAGATGGATTTGCAATTGGCTTAGCTGTTACACTTGTTCCAGTGTATATATCTGAGACTGCCCCATCAGATATAAGGGGAATGTTAAATACCCTTCCTCAGTTCACCGGTTCAGGAGGAATGTTTCTGTCATATTGTATGGTTTTTGGAATGTCTTTAATGCCCTCACCAAGTTGGAGGTTGATGCTTGGAATACTTTCTATACCTTCTCTACTatattttgcattgacaatatttTATTTGCCTGAAACTCCTCGATGGCTTGTGAGTAAAGGGAAGATGCTTGAGGCTAAACGAGTTCTGCAGAGATTACGTGGAAGGGAAGATGTTTCAG GTGAGATGGCTTTGCTGGTTGAAGGTCTTGGTATTGGGGGCGAAACTTCCATAGAGGAGTACATAATAGGCCCTGCAGATGAACTTGCTGATGATCATGAACCCACTGCTGAGAAAGACAAAATCAAATTATATGGGCCTGAAGCAGGCCTCTCCTGGATTGCCAAACCTGTCACTGGACAGAGTTCTCTTGCTCTTGTATCTCGCCAGGGAACCATGGTGAACCAAAGCATGCCTCTCATGGATCCTCTAGTGACTCTTTTTGGTAGTGTTCATGAGAAGAATCCTGAAACAGGAAGCATGCTTTTCCCTAATTTTGGTAGCATGTTTAGTACAGCAGAATCTCATGTTAAACATGAGCATTGGGATGAAGAGAGCTTACAGAGGGAAGGTGAGGACTACACATCAGAAGCTGCTGGGGGAGACTCAGATGATAATTTACACAGTCCATTAATCTCTCGTCAGACAACAAGCCTGGAAAAGGATATGCACCCCCCACCTTCCCATGGTAGCATTCTGAGCATGAGACGCCATAGCAGTCTCATGCAAGGAACTGGGGAGGCTGTTGGGGCTACAGGTATTGGTGGCGGTTGGCAGTTGGCGTGGAAATGGTCTGAGAGAGAAGGAGAAGATGGAAAGAAGGAAGGAGAATTTAAAAGGGTTTATTTGCACCAGGAGGGAGTCCCTGGATCTCGTCGTGGGTCTCTGGTTTCACTTCCTGGTGGTGATGTTCCTGCAGAAGGTGAGTATGTCCAGGCTTCTGCTCTGGTAAGTCAACCTGCCCTCTATTCCAAGGAGCTTCTGGATCAGCATGCAGTTGGACCTGCAATGGTTCACCCTTCTGAAACTGCCAAAAAGGGGCCAATTTGGGATGCTTTACTTGATCCAGGAGTCAAGCGAGCATTGATTGTTGGGATTGGAATTCAAATTCTTCAGCAG TTTTCAGGTATCGGTGGTATTCTCTACTACACTCCTCAAATTCTTGAAGAGGCAGGTGTTGAAGTTCTTCTTGTGAACCTGGGAATTAGTTCAACGTCTGCATCATTCCTTATTAGTGCATTCACAACATTTCTGATGCTTCCTTGTATAGCCGTAGGCATGAGGCTCGTGGATGTCTCAGGCAGAAG GACTCTGCTACTCACCACAATTCCTGTGCTTATAGGCTCCCTCATCGTCCTAATAATCGTCCAACTGGTGGACTTGGGTACAGTCGCAGATGCAGTGATCTCAACTGTTTGTGTTGTCATCTACTTCTGCTGCTTTGTTATGGCTTATGGGCCAATTCCGAATATCCTTTGCTCAGAGATCTTCCCCACAAGAGTTCGTGGACTGTGCATTGCCATCTGTGCCCTAGTTTACTGGATTGGGGATATCATTGTTACCTATACACTGCCTGTAATGCTAACTTCAGTTGGCCTAAAGGGTATCTTTATCGTTTTTGCTGTCATGTGTGCCATCTCTTGGGTCTTCGTCTTCCTGAAGGTCCCAGAAACCAAAGGTATGCCCCTTGAAGTCATTACAGAGTTCTTTGCTGTTGGCGCAAGACAAGCTGCTGCTGCCAAGAGTGAGTGA
- the LOC110669292 gene encoding protein MULTIPLE CHLOROPLAST DIVISION SITE 1 isoform X2 — protein sequence MASLWILQFHPLSIQPSIWVSKRRVSPNFLQLRREFDLPHGQLKWNRSTANPFFQLRAISSLGSSEDGGVPQHGVVKIPLESKHPIAKLQGMISIFPPVVFLTRRGAGSNFLIWLCVATAFLLIVVRVYVVRKSTYNRPGSVADLVRRGQLRSDRRGISRPLKYDDPFNNPLVKVGKSNSTVEMCGKVYKLAPVTLTEEQQAIHQKRRSRAYQWKRPTIFLKEGDSIPPDVDPDTVRWIPANHPFATTASDIDEDLAQNNVYQKHGVPFRIQAEHEALQRKLEALQQEQKLNKLVIDTGNAKDFERLLKFNPKPNELIEQSPFNNQAGDPMPSKSDSAANSFKSNSSSEEIQKP from the exons ATGGCATCACTTTGGATTCTTCAATTTCATCCCTTATCTATTCAG CCATCGATTTGGGTTTCAAAGCGCCGGGTTTCTCCGAATTTTCTGCAACTTAGGAGAGAATTTGATTTGCCTCATGGTCAATTGAAGTGGAATCGATCAACAGCCAATCCATTTTTTCAATTGAGAGCTATAAGTAGTTTGGGGAGTTCTGAAGACGGGGGAGTTCCACAACATGGGGTGGTCAAGATTCCCTTGGAATCCAAACACCCAATTGCCAAATTGCAAGGAATGATTTCCATTTTCCCTCCCGTTGTTTTTCTG ACAAGAAGAGGAGCTGGAAGTAATTTTTTAATCTGGTTGTGTGTTGCAACTGCATTTTTGCTTATTGTTGTGAGAGTGTATGTGGTGAGGAAGTCAACGTACAACCGTCCTGGCTCTGTAGCTGATCTTGTCAGACGTGGGCAACTAAGATCTGATAGAAGAGGCAT CTCAAGGCCTCTCAAATATGATGATCCATTCAATAATCCATTGGTGAAGGTTGGTAAGAGTAATTCCACTGTAGAAATGTGTGGGAAAGTTTATAAGTTGGCCCCAGTTACGCTGACAGAAGAGCAACAAGCAATCCATCAGAAAAGGAGATCCCGAGCATACCAGTGGAAAAGGCCAACTATATTTCTTAAAGAAGGGGATTCTATACCTCCTGATGTTGACCCTGATACAGTCAGATGGATTCCCGCAAATCATCCCTTTGCAACTACTGCTAGTGACATTGATGAAGACCTGGCCCAAAATAATGTTTATCAGAAACATGGTGTTCCATTCCGTATTCAAGCGGAGCATGAAGCACTACAGCGAAAGCTAGAAGCATTACAACAA GAGCAAAAACTCAATAAATTGGTCATTGATACCGGCAATGCTAAAGATTTTGAAAGACTACTAAAGTTTAATCCAAAGCCAAATGAGCTTATAGAACAGAGTCCATTCAACAATCAAGCAGGTGATCCTATGCCATCAAAATCAGATTCTGCCGCAAATTCCTTCAAGAGCAATTCATCCTCAGAGGAAATTCAGAAACCATAA
- the LOC110669292 gene encoding protein MULTIPLE CHLOROPLAST DIVISION SITE 1 isoform X1, producing MASLWILQFHPLSIQPSIWVSKRRVSPNFLQLRREFDLPHGQLKWNRSTANPFFQLRAISSLGSSEDGGVPQHGVVKIPLESKHPIAKLQGMISIFPPVVFLTRRGAGSNFLIWLCVATAFLLIVVRVYVVRKSTYNRPGSVADLVRRGQLRSDRRGISRPLKYDDPFNNPLVKVGKSNSTVEMCGKVYKLAPVTLTEEQQAIHQKRRSRAYQWKRPTIFLKEGDSIPPDVDPDTVRWIPANHPFATTASDIDEDLAQNNVYQKHGVPFRIQAEHEALQRKLEALQQFFCPVNLIVRLQEQKLNKLVIDTGNAKDFERLLKFNPKPNELIEQSPFNNQAGDPMPSKSDSAANSFKSNSSSEEIQKP from the exons ATGGCATCACTTTGGATTCTTCAATTTCATCCCTTATCTATTCAG CCATCGATTTGGGTTTCAAAGCGCCGGGTTTCTCCGAATTTTCTGCAACTTAGGAGAGAATTTGATTTGCCTCATGGTCAATTGAAGTGGAATCGATCAACAGCCAATCCATTTTTTCAATTGAGAGCTATAAGTAGTTTGGGGAGTTCTGAAGACGGGGGAGTTCCACAACATGGGGTGGTCAAGATTCCCTTGGAATCCAAACACCCAATTGCCAAATTGCAAGGAATGATTTCCATTTTCCCTCCCGTTGTTTTTCTG ACAAGAAGAGGAGCTGGAAGTAATTTTTTAATCTGGTTGTGTGTTGCAACTGCATTTTTGCTTATTGTTGTGAGAGTGTATGTGGTGAGGAAGTCAACGTACAACCGTCCTGGCTCTGTAGCTGATCTTGTCAGACGTGGGCAACTAAGATCTGATAGAAGAGGCAT CTCAAGGCCTCTCAAATATGATGATCCATTCAATAATCCATTGGTGAAGGTTGGTAAGAGTAATTCCACTGTAGAAATGTGTGGGAAAGTTTATAAGTTGGCCCCAGTTACGCTGACAGAAGAGCAACAAGCAATCCATCAGAAAAGGAGATCCCGAGCATACCAGTGGAAAAGGCCAACTATATTTCTTAAAGAAGGGGATTCTATACCTCCTGATGTTGACCCTGATACAGTCAGATGGATTCCCGCAAATCATCCCTTTGCAACTACTGCTAGTGACATTGATGAAGACCTGGCCCAAAATAATGTTTATCAGAAACATGGTGTTCCATTCCGTATTCAAGCGGAGCATGAAGCACTACAGCGAAAGCTAGAAGCATTACAACAA TTCTTCTGTCCAGTAAATCTTATTGTTCGTTTGCAGGAGCAAAAACTCAATAAATTGGTCATTGATACCGGCAATGCTAAAGATTTTGAAAGACTACTAAAGTTTAATCCAAAGCCAAATGAGCTTATAGAACAGAGTCCATTCAACAATCAAGCAGGTGATCCTATGCCATCAAAATCAGATTCTGCCGCAAATTCCTTCAAGAGCAATTCATCCTCAGAGGAAATTCAGAAACCATAA